The genomic window TTGATGGGGCTGCAGGCGAGCTCGATCAGACGAAGCTGAATGTCGATGGTGGTGCCATCAGTCTCGGCCATCCGGTCGGGACCAGCGGCAATCGCATTGTGCTGCATCTCGTCAACGCGATGAAGCGGCTCGGGACCAAGCGCGGCATTGCCACCGAGTGCATCGGCGGCGGCCTCGGCGGCGCCATGCTGATTGAGACGGTATAGAGGGAACGATCATGGACAGCCGTATCATGGACGTTCTGAAGGATCACGTGCTCGAACTCGGGCCAACGCCTTCACCAGGGCCGTACAGACACTTCAAGCTCACCCGCGACAGCGATGGCATTGCGTGGCTGTTGTTCGACCGCGAGGGCGCGAGTGCCAACACGCTTTCTGCGGATGTATTGGAAGAGCTCAGCCAGATTGTTGCATCGCTCGAAAGCGAGCGCCCAGCCGGACTGGTCGTTCGTTCTGCAAAGCCATCGGGCTTCATCGCGGGTGCCGATGTCAATGAATTCCGTGATGCGGCCGATCCAGGTCAGGTGGAGACTGAAATCGGCAAGGCGCATGCGGTCATCGATCGATTCGAAGCGCTGAAGATTCCAAGCGTGGCCGTCATCCATGGCTTTTGTCTCGGTGGTGGATTGGAAGTGGCGCTTGCCTGCAACGCGCGCATCGCGATCGACAATGCGCGGTTTGGCTTTCCCGAAGTGATGCTGGGCCTGCACCCTGGCCTCGGCGGCACGGCGCGTTGCACGCATCTGATCAGCCCGATCGAGGCGATGACCTTGATGCTGACCGGGAAGACCATCGACGCCCGCCGCGCGAAAGCGCTGGGGCTGGTCGAAGCTGTAACGCAGGAGCGGCATGTCCGCGGCGCGGTGAAAGACGCGATCTTCGGCCGGCTCCGGCCGCGCAGGCAGAGCCTGCCTGGAAAGATCGTGAACTTTGGTCCTGTGCGAGAAGTGCTTGCCAACCGAATGCGGAACGAAGCAGCCAAGACCGCACCGAAGGAGCATTATCCAGCGCCTTATGCGCTGATCGATCTATGGGAACAGCACGGTGGTGATCGCAAGGCGATGCTGGCGGCGGAGAAGACCTCTTTCGCCAACCTCATGGTCACCCCGACCGCGCAGAATCTGATTCGTGTGTTTTTCCTGCGCGAGCAGATGAAGAAGCTGGCCGATGGCACGAACACCGTGAATCATGTGCATGTGATCGGTGCGGGTGCCATGGGCGGTGATATCGCGGCGTGGTGCGCGAACCGCGGATTGGGCGTGACGCTCGCCGATATGAAACCGGAGCCGATTGCGGGCGCAATGAAGCGCGCCGCGGATTTGTTCGCCAAGATCATCCGCAAGAAGACCGAGGTGCGTGATGCGCTCGATCGTCTGATCCCCGATATGACAGGAGAGGGAGCACGTAACGCGGATCTCATCATCGAAGCTGTCCCAGAGAAACTCGACCTCAAACAGAAGGTTTATGCGGGGCTCGAGCAAGTGATGAAGCCCGGCACCATTCTTGCGACGAACACGTCGAGCATTCCGTTGCAGGATCTGCGCTCGACGCTGAAGTCGCCGGAGCGATTGCTGGGCCTGCATTTCTTCAATCCGGTGTCGCGGTTGCAACTTGTCGAAGTTGTAAGTCACGACACCGTCGACCCGCAGGCACTGGCGACGGCGCTACGGTTTGTCGGCGCCATCGACCGCCTGCCGCTGCCGGTGAAGAGTTCGCCAGGCTTTCTCGTCAATCGCGCGCTGACGCCGTACATGCTGGAAGCGATGGTGATGCTCGATGAAAAGATCGACAAGGCCGTTATCGATGCAGCCGCGGAAAAGTTCGGCATGCCGATGGGACCTATCGAACTTGCGGATCAGGTCGGCCTCGACATCTGTCTCGCGGTCGGCGACATGCTGCGCTCGAAGTTTGGCGAGGCCGCATTGCCGCCGGCACCGGACTGGCTGCGCGACAAGGTGAAGAACGGAGAACTCGGCCGCAAGACCGGAAAGGGCTTCTATGACTGGAAGGACGGCAAGGCCGTCAAGATGCCGTCGCAGATTGCTCCGACCGACGAGATGATTGATCGTCTTGTGTTGCCCATGTCGAATGTGTGCGTTGCCTGCCTGCGCGAAGGCATTGTGGACAACGCCGATCTCGTCGACGGCGCGATGATCTTCGGTACAGGCTATGCGCCCTTCCGCGGCGGACCGTTGAATTATGCCCGCACGCGCGGGCCGGCTAACATAGTCGCAGTATTGGAGACGCTGGAGACGAAATTCGGTAGCCGCTTCAAGCCCGATGCGGGATGGGATAGCTTCACTTAAGTCTAAGGAATCTGTTTATGGCAGAGACGTCCGTCCATGCTGCTCCGGCGCCGACCGAACCGCAGGGTGAGCTCTCCATTCGCACGCTCGCCATGCCGGCGGATACCAACCAGAACGGAGATATTTTCGGCGGCTGGCTTTTGAGCCAGATGGATCTCGCGGGCAGCATCTACGCCTACAAGACCACGCAGAGCCGCACTGTTACGGTTGCAATCGAAGCTATGACATTTCGCAAGCCGGTTTATGTCGGCGATGTGGTGTCCGTCTATGCCACGACGGTGCGCATCGGCCGCACGTCGATCACGGTGCATCTCGAAGCGTGGGTGCAGCGGCGCAGCGAAGCTAAGCTGATTCTGGTGACCGACGGCAACTACACTTACGTGTCCGTGAACGATCACGGCAAGCCGCAAGTGATTGCGCAAGAGTCATTGCGCACGATGGTCTAGTGTGCGTTTCAGAAGTCCGCATCATTCGTGCGGCGAGTCTGGAATGCGGACTTCTGAACCAAAGCCACACTAGATTAATAACTTGCTAGTGTCCTTCGATTCCGAAGTTCGCAAACGAAGGTGCAGCGGAATGATGCGAACTTCGGAATCGGGATACTAGGACTCTGATTCGATCGGAACTGATTCGTTTACTCATCTTAACGATGATGACGTTTGTGCGAATTTTGAGGCGATAACTCCGTTGCGGCATCATGCCTCGCTCATGCCCTGTTAAAGCCGTGGCCCGGTTATAAAACTGTCGCGCGAAGCGCCTACAGGTGCGGCGCGTTGCACAGTGTCATGGCACTATTCGCTTACGTTCGAGTCATTTCGGGCGATAGAGGCCGAAAAAATGTTGGCCTGCAACGTGCATATGGTTGTGTGAAAGCGTCCGGAGAAAAGAAAGATCTGAACTGAAACCTTTTCGACTCTTCGGCGTTAGTGCGAACCAAGAGGCGGGCACGGAAGTCAAAAAGCATGTCAGACACCTACATTATCGAAGTCAGCTCGGAAGCCGCAGGCATCGTCGTTCGTGACAAATCCGGTTTCCGGTTCTTCGCAGCCACCCATCGGTTCAATCCCCTCGACGGTAAACTTTTCAAGAACGCGCGCGAAGCCGAACGTGCTGCGACGCAATGTCTAGCCGGGCGCGTGGAGCCACAACCGGCCTAGTGTGGTGGTTCAGAAGTTGGCTTTATTCTTCCCGCGAGTCCTTCCAGCGAATTTCTGAACCTGAACCACACGAGAACCATAAACTTACGAGTGTCCTCTCGAATCCAAAGTTCGCTACACGATGAGGCGGACTTTGGATTCGGGACACTAACGACCTACAACCGTATACGAAGCGCAGCGGAACTGTGTGCGCTGATGACGTGAAAAAGGGCTGGGATAGCTCCCAGCCTTTGTTGTTCTTGGAAGTCTTGTTTCTCGCTCGATTACGCCATTGCGGGATAATCGGTGTAGCCCTTTGCATCGCCGCCATAGAACGTCGCCTTGTCGAAGTCGTTGAGCGATGCGCCAAGCTTAAGGCGTTCGACGAGGTCCGGATTCGAAATGTAATTTCTCCCGAACGCGATCAGGTCGGCCTTGTTGGTATCCAGCACCTGATTGGCAAGCTTGAAGTCGTAGCCGTTGTTGGCGATATACGCACCGCCGAAGCGCTTGCGTAGGCTTTCATAGTCGAACGGGATATTGCCGCGCGGGCCGCCGGTTGCGCCTTCAATAACGTGAATATAGACCAGCTTGAGGTCGTTAAGGCCATCGACGATGTAGTTGAAGAGGGGCTGCGGATTGCTGTCCGCCAGATCGTTCGCTGGCGTAACCGGCGAGATACGAATGCCGGTGCGATCAGCGCCTGCGACCTCTGCGACGGCTTTGGAAACTTCAAGCATCAGCTTGGCGCGATTTTCAATCGGCCCACCATAAGCATCAGTACGCTTGTTTGCGCCGTCGCGTGCGAATTGATCGAGCAGATAGCCGTTGGCGGCGTGGACCTCGACGCCGTCAAAGCCGGCTTCCAATGCATTTGCCGTCGCGCGCTTGTAGTCATCGATCAGGCCGGGGATTTCGTTTAACTCCAGAGCGCGCGGTTCCGATACATCGGCAAATGCGCCGCCGACGAATGTTTTGGTATTGGCGCGCACAGCGGAAGGTGCAACGGGCGCACCGTTGTTGGGCTGCAATGACGTGTGTGAAATGCGGCCAACATGCCATAGCTGGATGAAAATACGTCCGCCCCGCTCATGGACGCCGTCCGTCACTTTGCGCCAGCCCGCAATCTGCTCCTTCGTATAAATGCCAGGCGTGTCCTGATAGCCTTGGCCTTGCTGGGAGATCTGGCTTCCTTCGCTGATCAGCAATCCGGCGGATGCGCGTTGCCCGTAATATTCTGCAGCGAGTGGGCCGGGCACAAAGCCGGCAGCGGCGCGATTGCGCGTCAGTGGTGCCATGACAGCGCGATTTTTAAGCGTAATCGGGCCGAGTTTGTAGGCGTCGAAAAGTTTGGAAGTCATTTTGGGTGATCCCATGTCCGGACTCAATGCAAATGCATCTATTTAACGGCGCGAAATGATTCAAGCTTGCGCCCGCACAAAATTTGCGCGGGCGCGGGTTATAGCGTCGATGCAAGCGAAGCTTATGAAATCCCTAGGAAATCGCGCTTTCCGAGTTCGACGCCATTGTGGCGCAGGATGTCATAGGCGGTCACGCAATGGAAAAAGAAGTTCGGCAAAGCGGCGTGGTTGAGAAATTGCTGCCCCGTCACCGTCACCGTTTTGTCTTGCCCGATGGGATAGGTGATCTCGCGGGCCTCTCCACCCTGATACTTCTCCGCGGGCAACGCCTTGATGTTGCCGATGACTTTGGCGATGCGCGCCTGTAATTCTTCGAAGGTCGTTTCGTTGTCGGCCATCACCGGCAACTCGGTCTGCGTGAAGCGCGCGCATGCCTTGCCTGAGAAATCACAGGCCAACTGGATCTGCTTCACGAGCGGATACATTGTTGGACTGAGCCGCGCATTCAACAGCACTGCGGGATCGATGTTCTTGTCCTTGGCATGGGCTTCTGCCTTGGCAAGAATCTTGGAGAGGGCGGTGAGCGTGTGAATGAATAGCGGCGCAGAGCCATCGTAGAACGACATAAGGAGACCTTTCCGGGTAAGATCGTGGGGCGGTTGCTCTCAATCCAAATCCTGATCGTGTCAAGGCACGCTTATGTGACGACTAGTGTCCCGATTCCGAAGTTCGCATCATTCCGCTGCACCTTCGTTTGCGAACTTCGGAATCGAAGGACACTAGCAAGTTATTGTTCCAGTGTGGCTTTGGTTCAGAAGTCCGCATTCCGGACTCGCTGCACAAATGATGCGGACTTCAGAACCGCCACACTAGTGCGGTGGATCTGACGTTCGTATCAGTATTAACCGCTGGTCAATCATACGAACGTCAGATCCAAAACCGCACTAGATTCATATTTTTGCTAGTGTCCTTAGGTTCTGACATTCGTAAACGAACTAGCCGCAAGCTGATACGAATGTCAGAACCGGGACACTAGCGCGGTGCACCACGCATCCGCGCCAGCAATTCTGCTGTCGGCCACGAATCAGCGGGCAGGCCGTATTTGGCTTGTATGGTTTTGACGGCTATACGGCTTTGCTGCCCAAGCACGCCGTCGATCTTGCCGACATTATATCCAGCGCGGACGAGCAATTGCTGCAGTTCGCGAATCTCATTGAATGGCAACTGGGCGACGGGTGTTGTCGGTTTGCGCATGAGCGCTGCGCCCGCGATGCGCGTGGCGAGATAGGCGGCTGTCGTCGCATAGGTCAGCGAATTATTCCATTCGGTATAAGCAGCGAAGTTCGCGTAGGCGAGAAATGCCGGTCCGGTGCGGCCCATCGGCAGCAGAACCGATGCGGGAAGGTTGTCGTTCGGCAACGGCCGGCCATCTGCGTAAGTCACGCCCCATGCCGCCCATTTCGAGCGCGGATGCTTGATGGTGAGATCGGCCTGATCCCACGGCAGATTTGCCGGCACGCGGATCTCCTGCAGCCATGGCTCGCCGCGCCGCCATTTCAATGCGGTCGCGATGTAGTTCGCCGTCGACCCGATCACATCCGGGGCGCTGCGCAGCATGTTGCGGTGACCATCGCCATCATAGTCAACAGCGTAGTTGTAATAGTGCGAGGGAAGAAATTGCGTCTGTCCCAGTTCGCCAGCCCATGAGCCGATCATCTCGTTTGGCGTTAGGTCGCCGCGATCGATGATCTTCAGAGCCGCAATCGTTTCATCGTGAAACATCTGCGCGCGGCGGCAGTCGTAAGCGAGCGAAACAAGCGAACGCAATGTCGGCAGCTTGCCCATGTTGGCGCCGAAATCGCTCTCCAGTCCCCAGAACGCGGCGATCACTGCGGGCGGCACGCCATATTCCTTTTCGGCGCGCGCAAAGGCTTGCGCATGGGTCTGAATCTTGGCGCGACCTTGTTGCATCCGGTAATCAGCCGCCATGCGCCCGGCAAATTCAGTGAAGACCTGGCCGAACACGCGCTGGCCGCGATCGCGATTGACGATGCCCTGATCGTACACCAGGCCGGGAGAAGCGGCGGCGATCGCACGCTGCGAAATGCCTGCGGCGGCGGCGTCCTGCTTCAGTTGTGCGAGAAACTGGGCGAAGCTCTGCCCGCCGTGACATGCCGCGCCGCTCTGGGCGGATGCGGGGGAGGCATTGAAGAGGCTAGATGATGTTATGAATATAAGCGCCAGAAAACCATAGAAACGCTTCAGAAAATGCATGGGGGCTCGCTCAAATTCACAATTGCAACAACCGCAGAATTGTCTCGTAAAGCTATCATCTGGTGATTTCATCTTGAGTCAAGTTAGCATGGAACAGCATCACCGAATCAGTTGATGCAGGTTGATGGCCTTACTTCGTTTATTCGACCGTTTATGGGATCTTATGACTATTCCAGACTATCAAACACTCATGCTGCCTCTATTGAAGAGAGCTGCAAAAGGCGAGATTAGTGTTCCTGATATACGAGAGGATATTGCTGACGAATTTAGTCTCAATTCTGAAGAACGGGAATTACTGCTGAAGAGTGGGACGCGTGTAATCGATAACCGACTTCACTGGGCTAAGATATATCTCAGCAAGGCGGGATTGATTGTAACGCCCACACGAGGGCGATTTATCGCTACTTCAGAGGGCAAATCTCTCTTGAATAGGAATCCGGCGCGGATCGATAATGGGGCACTTACTCAATATCCATCCTTTCTTGAATTTGTGCGAGGGCGCGCTGGATCAAGCCTTGGCGGTAATGATAATTCGAGTGAAGGAGCTGGGGTTGCTCAAGTAAACTCTACTCCCGAAGAGCAGATTGATTCCGCAGTAAATGCGCTTCAAGCGACGCTTCGGAGCGATCTTTTGCAAAAAATTCTGAAAAATAGTCCGTCGTTCTTTGAAAAGCTAATCGTCGATTTGCTTGTAGCTATGGGATATGGCGGAAGTATTCAGGACGCAGCAACGGAGTTGTTGGGGCGAGCTGGCGACGGTGGCGTGGATGGTGTCATCAACGAGGATCGATTGGGACTCGATAGGATTTACGTTCAAGCGAAGCGGTACACCGATGGCGTGGTGGGACGTCCAGAGGTCCAAGCCTTTGTTGGAAGTCTCGTAGGGCTTGGTGCATCCAAGGGCGTTTTTGTAACGACGTCTCGCTTCTCTCAACAGGCGAGTGATTTTGTTAAGAATCTCAGCCAACGAATTATACTCATCGATGGGCAGCGTCTCGCGGACCTCATGATTGAGTATAATGTCGGAGTTAGAGTCAGTCGATCGATTGAATTTAAGCGCGTCGATGAGGACTTCTTCTCAGACGATGAGTAACTCACAGCTCCCGCGCATTGCTGAACGAGAATGACGAAATCCGCCTTGTATTCTCATCGAGGATGAGCGTGCGGGTGAGTGGCGGCTCGGCCCGCTGACTGCAGTTCTCCCGTTCACACAGCCGGCAGTTCACGCCGATCGGCGTGCCCTGAATTTTTTCCAGATCCAGTCCGCTGGCATAGACCAGCTTTGACGCGTGTCGGATTTCGCAACCAAGGCCGATGGCGAAGCGCGGCTGCGGCTGTGGATAGGGCGCGGCAGGACGGCGCACCATCTGGGCGAGCGAGAAATAGCGGCTGCCGTCCGGCAGTTCGATCACTTGTTGCAGCATGCGATCCGGCGTGTCGAACGTGGAGTGCACATTCCACAACGGACACGTACCGCCGAATTTCGAAAATGGGAAAGTGCCCGATGAAAATCGCTTCGAGACGTTGCCAGCGTTGTCCACGCGCAGCATGAAGAACGGTACGCCACGCGCATTGGGCCGTTGCAAGGTGGTCAGCCGGTGGCAGATCTGCTCGAAGCCGACATTAAAGCGCTGGCCCAGCACCTGGATGTCGTAACCGAGTGTTTCTGCGGCGGTGTGAAACGCCTGATAAGGCATCATCACCGCGGCCGCGAAGTAATTCGCCAGCGTGATCCGATAGAGCCGGCGCGCGGTGTCTTCAAGAGGTCCGGCGCGATTGACGATCGAATCCATCAACGGCCCGCATTCGGCGAGCGCGAGCTGAATGGCAAGCTGGAAAACACGGCCCGGGCCGTCGACCATTTCCGAGATCAGCACCTGCCGCCGATGGCGGTCCCAGCGACGCAGGGTTTCGCGCATGACGTCGACCGGCATGATGCGCACCGTGGTGGAGTGGCGTTCACGCAGGCGATCGCTCAGCGCTGTAAACAGATCTTGTGGCGTGACGTTCAGTTCGTCGCGCAGCGCCTCTGCTGCGGTCTCCAGCTCGGGAAAATAGTTGCGGTTGGCCTCGATCAGGTCGCGCACGCGTTCGATTGGATTGGCCTCGAAACGCACGCCCGCGCTCTCATCACGATCGGCGAACTGCGCGGCGGCCAGGGTCTCGCCACGCCGGGCTTCAGTGTAGGCCGCATAAAGCCGCTGCAGCGAATGGGTCACGCCGGGGCACAGCTCGGCCAAGTCGCGCAATTCCTGTTTGGGCAGGTCGATCTGTCGAAACAGCGGGTCGGAAAAAATCTCGTTCAGCTCGGCGAAGAAGCGGTCCTCGTCGGCGGTGGCGAGGTCACGCAGGTCGAGGTCATAGGTCTCCGCCAGCCGCAACAGAATCTGCGCCGTGACTGGGCGTTGATTGCGCTCGATCAGGTTGATGTAGCTCGGGGAGATGCCGAGGCCTTCCGCGATTTGGGTCTGTGACAGGCCGAGCTGCTGCCGGATCCGCCGGAAGCGCGGGCCCACAAAAAGCTTTTTGCCTGCCTCTGTCGCCATGCCACCGCCTCACGCACTGTTTGTGACAATATTTACAAGATTACATTTGTGACAAGTCCAGATGTTACATCGCATCATCATTCAAAAGCAAGCTATCTGTACGATTTCAGATGTTTGGCGTTTAACTCCTGCCACGCTTTGCAACGCAATGTCATGAATGTGGAACTGGAGATAAGAAATGGCGAAGACTTTTGAACAGCTCGTCCCGGCACCGAAGGGCCGTTTTGATGGTATCGAGCGTCCCTATACCCCCGCCGAGGTGGAGCGGCTCCGTGGTTCCGTGGACATCAAGTACACGCTGGCCGAGAAGGGCGCGAACCGGCTGTGGGAATCGCTAAAGACCGAGCCGTTCGTGAACTCGCTGGGCGCCGTCACCGGCAACCAGGCGATGCAGCAGGCTCGTGCCGGCCTTCAGGCCATCTATCTGTCGGGCTGGCAGGTCGCTGCCGACGCCAACACTGCAGGCGCCATGTATCCCGACCAGAGCCTTTATCCCGCCAACGCCGGTCCGGAACTGGCGCGCCGCATCAACAGGACGTTCCAGCGCGCCGACCAGATCGAGCACTCGGAAGGTGGCGCAAAGATCGACTGGTTCGTTCCGATCGTGGCTGATGCTGAAGCCGGCTTCGGCGGCCCGCTGAACTCTTTCGAGATCATGAAGGCCTATATCGAGGCGGGCGCTGCAGGCGTTCACTTCGAGGACCAACTCGCGTCTGAAAAGAAGTGCGGCCACATGGGCGGCAAGGTGCTGATCCCGACCGCGGCTCATGAGCGCAACCTGATCGCGGCGCGCCTCGCCGCCGACGTTTGCGGCGTGCCGACCTTCGTGATGGCTCGCACCGATGCGGAGAGCGCCAAGCTCATCACGTCAGACGTGGATGAGCGCGATCGCGAGTTCATCACCGGCGAGCGCACCGCGGAAGGCTTCTACCGCCTCAAGGAAGGCACCGGTCACAAGCACTGCATCAAGCGTGGCATCGAATTCGCGAAATATGCCGATCTCTTGTGGTGGGAGACCTCGACGCCGAACCTGGAGGAAGCGAAGGAATTCGCGGAGGCTGTTCGCAAGATCTATCCGAACAAGATGCTCGCCTATAACTGCTCGCCCTCCTTCAACTGGGAAGCCAACATCGACAAGGCGACCATCGCGAAGTTCCAGCGCGAAATCGGCGCGATGGGCTACAAATTCCAGTTCGTGACGTTGGCGGGATTCCACGCGCTCAATCACAGCATGTTCGAACTGGCGCGTGGTTATCGCACCGAGGGCATGGCGGCTTACTCACGCCTGCAGCAGGCTGAGTTCGCTTCCGAGGTTCACGGCTACTCCGCCACGCGTCACCAGCGTGAGGTCGGCACCGGCTACTTCGATCTCGTGTCCACGACGATCTCCAGCGGCCAAAGCTCGACCACGGCGCTCGCCGACTCGACGGAAACCGCGCAGTTCAAATCTCATCCCAAAGCTCAAGCGGCGGAATAACAGGAGGCTGAACATGACCAACGGCAGCAACTACTGGGTGATTGGCGGCGAGTTCGGTTCGATGAACTTCCACAAGCTCGTGGAAGGCTCAGCCCAGGTCCAGGGCCCCTTCAAAACCCGCAAGGAGGCTGAAGACGCCTGGCGCGTGGTGTCCGAAGAGAATCGCCATCGCGGCAGCGTGCGCTTCTCCATCGTAGAAGAGCCCCAGCGCGCCATGGCCTGAGTAATCTGGCCTGATTAAGCTCGGGGAAGCGCAAGAGGGAGTCTCAAAACGAGACATGGCGTGGCCACGAGCACGCCAATAAAGCGGCGGCCTCGTCCGATTTCCGGGCGGGGCCGCTGTGTTTTGGGCTGTTCAACCTTTATTTCCGGGCCTTTGCCGCCGGTACGGTTACTGATAGGTTAAGAACATTGAAGCAAAGGCGACAAAGCGATGTCCGAGCAAAAGGCAGAAGGTCATTCGACGGAGCTGAAGCCAGTCCGGCTGCGCGACGCCTTGCGCAAAGCCCGGATCGAGGCTGCGGACCGCACCGGCGTCGTGGTTGACCTCCGCGATGCCGAAGTCGCCAGGCTCGAAATTCTCAACGACGCGCTTGATTCGCTTTTTGCGGAAATTCCGTCTGACGTGGATCTGTTCGATCGCGGCATCAGTCAGGGCGATACGCCACGGCTGTGGATTGACGCTGTCGCGCATATCGCGATGGGGCGCGACAAGCGGATCTATCGCTTCGTACAGGACACGCGTTTCGGGCGAATCGTGATTGCCCAATCCCACGATGTCGCAACGATTGTCGATGTGGTGACGGACTATATTGCTCGCCGCATGATCGAGCGCGAACACGCGATGGTGGTGACACCGATGCCGGTGGAGACTCCAGCCGCGCCGGTCAAGCGCCAAAGCAGCAGACTCTGGACCTTCACGTTGGGATTCTTCGCCGGTCTCTGTGCGCTCTTTGGTTTTGCGCTGCTGATGGCGTTGCGTCAGATCTAGTGTCCCGAATCCAAAGTCCGCCTCATCGTGCGGGGCTCTCCGTAGCGGACTTTGGATTCGAGGGACACTGGGGCGTGTACTCATCTGTGGACGCCCCGCCAGATGCAAGCGGTTTTTGAAGAAGATTGGCACGTAGTCGGATGCTGCGATCTGTCCGGCCTCTGATGCAGCGATGGAGCTGCGGGCCCGTATGGGAGTTCGCGGACCGGAACCAAATCATAAATGCGTGCTCCAGGCACGATGAGTACATCTGGTTCTTCCAGCCCCGTCTCGCCGACTGTTGCGCCATACTCTCCTTCGACCGACTACACCTGCGACGACCTCAGGTCCGCGAAGAACTCCAGCAGCTTTCCGCGGCTGATCCGCTTGCTGAATATCGCTCGACCCCCTCATCCGCTCCGTGCGCGTGAAAAACATGCTTGGCGATATCCAACCCGATCATGATAACCTCTGACACGGACGCCTCCCTTAAGTGGTGCTCAACACCTCCACTTTGGCACATCGATGCCGTCGGGCGGGGCGTCCACCCCATCATAAGCGCGCGGTGTCCGCTTTCCGGTGTTAAAGCGGCCCAAGCGTCCGGGCCGGATGATTTCTGCTAATGAACCCAAAGCGGAAATTGTTCGCATTGCGTCTTACTTGATGCCTACGACCATTGATTCCGGACCCACGAGCGGTTCAACGTAGGTTTCGACAAAGCCCGCCTCCTTGAACCACGCCATGCAATCGGCGCCCGTGAAATCGAATCCCTCGCGCGTCTCGATCAACATGTTAAGGCTCATCAACAATCCAAATGCATTTCGCCGGCGTTCGTCGTCGATAACGCTGTCATAGATGATCAATGCCCCACCATAAGGTAGTGCCGCGTAAGCCTTGCGGATCAACATCCGCTTCTTGTCTAATCCCCAGTCATGCAGGATGTGTCCCATGATCAGCACGTCGGCCGCCGGCAAGGCGTCGGCGAAGAAGTCACCCGCGTGAAACGAAAGCCGCTGCGAAAGCCCATGCTGTTCCGCGTAAGCTTCGAAATGCGGCCGCACCACGGGCAGGTCAAAGCCGATGCCGGCGAGATGCGGGTGTGCGCGGGAAAGCGTTACGGGAAGGGCTCCCTGCGCGGTGCCAATGTCGACAAAGGTCTTGTAATCGGTCCAGTTGAATTTCTTGGCAATCGCGTTTGCCGCGCCCAGACTCAGTCCGCTCATGGCCTTGAGAAACCCTCTAAGGGTCTCGGGGTCACTATAGATTTCGTCAAAAAGGTCGCGGCCATGCTTCGTCTCATTTTGAGGATTGCCGGTGCGCAAGCCTTCGGTCAGCGCGCCCCAGAATGGATAGAGCCGAGCGTTCGCCATTTCGAGAATACCGCCGACATACGTCGGCTTGCGCCGGTCGAGGAATAGGGCGGCGGCAGGCGTGTTGGCGTATACGCCGTCTGTGCGCTCCAGTTGACCCAGCGCAACCAACGCATCGAGAAAGTCGCGTACGCCGCGCGGATGGAGGCTCAAGCGACTGGCGACCGCC from Nitrobacteraceae bacterium AZCC 1564 includes these protein-coding regions:
- a CDS encoding lytic murein transglycosylase (product_source=TIGR02283; cath_funfam=1.10.101.10; cleavage_site_network=SignalP-noTM; cog=COG2951; pfam=PF01471,PF13406; superfamily=47090,53955; tigrfam=TIGR02283), whose translation is MHFLKRFYGFLALIFITSSSLFNASPASAQSGAACHGGQSFAQFLAQLKQDAAAAGISQRAIAAASPGLVYDQGIVNRDRGQRVFGQVFTEFAGRMAADYRMQQGRAKIQTHAQAFARAEKEYGVPPAVIAAFWGLESDFGANMGKLPTLRSLVSLAYDCRRAQMFHDETIAALKIIDRGDLTPNEMIGSWAGELGQTQFLPSHYYNYAVDYDGDGHRNMLRSAPDVIGSTANYIATALKWRRGEPWLQEIRVPANLPWDQADLTIKHPRSKWAAWGVTYADGRPLPNDNLPASVLLPMGRTGPAFLAYANFAAYTEWNNSLTYATTAAYLATRIAGAALMRKPTTPVAQLPFNEIRELQQLLVRAGYNVGKIDGVLGQQSRIAVKTIQAKYGLPADSWPTAELLARMRGAPR
- a CDS encoding restriction system protein (product_source=KO:K07448; cog=COG1715; ko=KO:K07448; pfam=PF04471,PF14338; superfamily=52980); this translates as MTIPDYQTLMLPLLKRAAKGEISVPDIREDIADEFSLNSEERELLLKSGTRVIDNRLHWAKIYLSKAGLIVTPTRGRFIATSEGKSLLNRNPARIDNGALTQYPSFLEFVRGRAGSSLGGNDNSSEGAGVAQVNSTPEEQIDSAVNALQATLRSDLLQKILKNSPSFFEKLIVDLLVAMGYGGSIQDAATELLGRAGDGGVDGVINEDRLGLDRIYVQAKRYTDGVVGRPEVQAFVGSLVGLGASKGVFVTTSRFSQQASDFVKNLSQRIILIDGQRLADLMIEYNVGVRVSRSIEFKRVDEDFFSDDE
- a CDS encoding putative transcriptional regulator/DNA-binding XRE family transcriptional regulator (product_source=COG3800/COG1476; cath_funfam=1.10.260.40; cog=COG1476,COG3800; ko=KO:K07110; pfam=PF01381,PF06114,PF09856; smart=SM00530; superfamily=47413) → MATEAGKKLFVGPRFRRIRQQLGLSQTQIAEGLGISPSYINLIERNQRPVTAQILLRLAETYDLDLRDLATADEDRFFAELNEIFSDPLFRQIDLPKQELRDLAELCPGVTHSLQRLYAAYTEARRGETLAAAQFADRDESAGVRFEANPIERVRDLIEANRNYFPELETAAEALRDELNVTPQDLFTALSDRLRERHSTTVRIMPVDVMRETLRRWDRHRRQVLISEMVDGPGRVFQLAIQLALAECGPLMDSIVNRAGPLEDTARRLYRITLANYFAAAVMMPYQAFHTAAETLGYDIQVLGQRFNVGFEQICHRLTTLQRPNARGVPFFMLRVDNAGNVSKRFSSGTFPFSKFGGTCPLWNVHSTFDTPDRMLQQVIELPDGSRYFSLAQMVRRPAAPYPQPQPRFAIGLGCEIRHASKLVYASGLDLEKIQGTPIGVNCRLCERENCSQRAEPPLTRTLILDENTRRISSFSFSNAREL
- a CDS encoding isocitrate lyase (product_source=KO:K01637; cath_funfam=3.20.20.60; cog=COG2224; ko=KO:K01637; pfam=PF00463; superfamily=51621) translates to MAKTFEQLVPAPKGRFDGIERPYTPAEVERLRGSVDIKYTLAEKGANRLWESLKTEPFVNSLGAVTGNQAMQQARAGLQAIYLSGWQVAADANTAGAMYPDQSLYPANAGPELARRINRTFQRADQIEHSEGGAKIDWFVPIVADAEAGFGGPLNSFEIMKAYIEAGAAGVHFEDQLASEKKCGHMGGKVLIPTAAHERNLIAARLAADVCGVPTFVMARTDAESAKLITSDVDERDREFITGERTAEGFYRLKEGTGHKHCIKRGIEFAKYADLLWWETSTPNLEEAKEFAEAVRKIYPNKMLAYNCSPSFNWEANIDKATIAKFQREIGAMGYKFQFVTLAGFHALNHSMFELARGYRTEGMAAYSRLQQAEFASEVHGYSATRHQREVGTGYFDLVSTTISSGQSSTTALADSTETAQFKSHPKAQAAE